In Candidatus Polarisedimenticolia bacterium, one DNA window encodes the following:
- a CDS encoding carboxypeptidase-like regulatory domain-containing protein, translating to MFSPSFLSLHRASRWRIHGCILVILALSAGFSHAAGGLKGRIRGTARDLNGKPVAGLLVRLIASGKGLSNVTNTDDKGIYAFEDLEAGNYDVEMSGSGYQRQIKKEIRVQPPFRNIVDFTLPPGPLGAASPVVYLSPAGEAPLEEVTGLFIDKERRPIADVALSLVNPATGAWFRAQSDREGKARILGVPAGVYRALISSPGYVTVDLKDAEVKPGSGLNLKLSLVEYPLNFKGRPEDLTPEEKPVPPDYRPPGS from the coding sequence ATGTTTTCCCCGTCTTTCCTTTCCCTTCATCGAGCGTCCCGCTGGCGGATCCATGGCTGCATCCTCGTCATCCTGGCGCTCTCAGCGGGCTTTTCCCACGCGGCGGGAGGCCTGAAAGGCCGGATTCGCGGCACGGCGCGCGACTTGAACGGCAAACCGGTGGCCGGTCTTCTGGTCAGGCTGATCGCCTCTGGAAAAGGGCTGTCGAACGTCACGAACACGGACGACAAGGGAATCTACGCCTTCGAGGACCTGGAGGCGGGAAACTACGACGTCGAAATGAGCGGCTCGGGATACCAGCGGCAGATCAAGAAAGAAATCCGGGTCCAGCCCCCTTTCCGGAACATCGTCGATTTCACGCTTCCGCCGGGTCCCTTGGGCGCCGCCTCTCCGGTCGTCTACCTTTCCCCGGCCGGTGAGGCGCCGTTGGAGGAGGTGACCGGCCTTTTCATCGACAAGGAGCGGCGGCCGATCGCCGACGTCGCCCTGAGCCTGGTGAATCCCGCCACCGGGGCGTGGTTCCGGGCCCAGTCCGACCGGGAAGGCAAGGCCCGGATCCTGGGAGTGCCGGCGGGCGTCTACCGGGCGCTGATCTCCTCCCCCGGCTACGTCACCGTGGATCTCAAGGACGCGGAGGTGAAGCCTGGATCCGGATTGAACCTGAAGCTCTCGCTGGTCGAATATCCCCTGAACTTCAAGGGACGTCCGGAGGACCTCACCCCCGAGGAAAAACCGGTTCCCCCCGATTATCGTCCTCCCGGCTCCTGA
- a CDS encoding VWA domain-containing protein, with product MNPPVRILAAGGLVLAACLSALFAEEVSKRKGFEIILTSPRSGEFRFGRAEITAEVKIDDPSLVDRVEFTVDEKLVFIDKEPPYACVYDFGTAPHSFVIKAKAVHRGGVTVTATSITRRVILNSQMNVNRVVLNATAEDPNRRFALDLKKEDFQLLEDGAPQQIIDFYLEQRAVVLCLLLDSSGSMQGRMDKVHLGADKFVDALGKDDLALVIDFDEKVFLLQDFTRDAKLLKEAIDSTYAEGGTALYDALYAAFRKVRDRPGRKAIILLSDGEDTNSKFSYQRVLEAAKTNEVLIYSIGLGVSFLDVSTHSVLKELAEETGGRSFFPGRAEELAGIYKQIAEELRSQYYLTYSPTNDQWDGKWRKIKLAAPGRKELEIRTRRGYYAVRRVSETEGAPAARSPSQEPGGR from the coding sequence ATGAACCCTCCGGTCCGGATCCTGGCTGCCGGCGGCCTGGTGCTCGCCGCCTGCCTTTCCGCTCTCTTCGCCGAAGAGGTCTCCAAGCGGAAGGGGTTCGAGATTATCCTCACGTCGCCCCGCTCCGGCGAGTTCCGTTTCGGCAGGGCCGAGATCACCGCGGAAGTGAAGATCGACGATCCTTCTCTCGTCGATCGGGTGGAGTTCACCGTGGACGAGAAGCTGGTGTTCATCGACAAGGAGCCTCCCTATGCCTGCGTCTACGATTTCGGGACGGCTCCGCACTCTTTCGTCATCAAGGCCAAAGCGGTCCACCGGGGAGGAGTGACCGTCACCGCCACCTCGATCACGCGGCGGGTCATCCTGAACTCCCAGATGAACGTCAATCGCGTCGTGCTGAACGCCACGGCCGAGGATCCCAATCGCCGTTTCGCGCTGGACCTGAAAAAGGAGGACTTTCAGCTCCTGGAAGATGGTGCGCCCCAACAGATCATCGATTTCTACCTGGAGCAGAGAGCCGTCGTCCTGTGCCTTCTCCTGGACAGCAGCGGAAGCATGCAGGGCCGGATGGACAAGGTCCATCTGGGCGCGGACAAGTTCGTCGACGCCCTGGGCAAGGACGACCTGGCGCTCGTCATCGACTTCGACGAGAAGGTCTTTCTCCTGCAGGATTTCACGCGCGACGCGAAGCTCCTCAAAGAGGCCATCGACAGCACCTACGCCGAGGGAGGCACGGCCCTTTACGACGCCCTGTACGCCGCGTTTCGCAAGGTGCGGGATCGTCCGGGCCGGAAAGCGATCATCCTTCTGTCGGACGGCGAGGACACGAACAGCAAGTTCTCTTACCAGCGCGTCCTGGAGGCGGCGAAGACGAACGAAGTGCTCATCTACTCCATCGGGCTGGGCGTCTCGTTCCTCGACGTCTCCACGCACTCCGTCCTCAAGGAGCTGGCGGAAGAAACCGGGGGGCGCTCCTTCTTCCCCGGCCGCGCCGAGGAGCTCGCGGGGATCTACAAGCAGATCGCCGAAGAGCTGAGGAGCCAGTACTACCTGACGTATTCGCCGACCAACGATCAATGGGACGGCAAGTGGCGGAAGATCAAGCTGGCGGCTCCGGGCAGGAAGGAGCTGGAGATTCGAACGCGGCGGGGGTATTACGCCGTGCGCCGGGTCTCCGAGACCGAAGGGGCGCCGGCGGCCCGCTCGCCTTCTCAGGAGCCGGGAGGACGATAA